One genomic window of Polyangiaceae bacterium includes the following:
- a CDS encoding SEC-C domain-containing protein, translated as MTDSELCPCGSGNAFSACCGPILEGKQAAATAEALMRSRYCAFAKGNVDYILSSHDPETREDVVREEVEVWSRESEWMGLEILRTEAGGEGDEEGVVDFVAKYKLKGLTTQHRERAEFRKLDGKWMFVDGNDIPAEQKVKAAAKWVGGKKNKKNKKK; from the coding sequence ATGACAGACAGCGAGCTTTGCCCCTGTGGATCCGGAAACGCCTTCTCCGCTTGCTGCGGCCCCATTCTCGAGGGCAAGCAGGCGGCTGCTACCGCCGAGGCGCTCATGCGCTCGCGGTACTGCGCGTTCGCGAAAGGCAACGTCGACTACATCCTGAGCAGCCATGACCCGGAGACGCGGGAAGACGTGGTCCGCGAAGAGGTCGAAGTTTGGAGTCGCGAGAGCGAGTGGATGGGGCTCGAGATCCTGCGCACCGAGGCAGGCGGGGAAGGGGACGAAGAGGGCGTGGTCGACTTCGTCGCCAAGTACAAGCTCAAGGGGCTCACCACTCAGCATCGTGAACGCGCGGAGTTCCGCAAGCTGGATGGTAAGTGGATGTTCGTCGATGGGAATGATATCCCCGCGGAACAAAAAGTGAAGGCTGCGGCCAAGTGGGTGGGCGGCAAAAAGAACAAGAAGAACAAGAAGAAGTGA
- a CDS encoding response regulator transcription factor, giving the protein MNSKKGFLIVEDDEVWVRLARHALQPFAPVESAGDLASGRKVLGQGDVHAGVLLDLELPDGSGFQLLRELRERGFGAPALILTSHTRAEFLREAGRLNAEFVVKPPEHEFLEQFARRCISFHWTGDQRIGWLVDELARGEQLSPREVEIVAASIAGIPRELMAQELGISVNTLKSQIRRLLLKCRATTLDELARSLLTRALAGSDLGPRRGD; this is encoded by the coding sequence ATGAACAGCAAGAAAGGTTTCTTGATCGTCGAAGACGACGAGGTTTGGGTCCGCCTGGCCCGCCACGCCCTGCAACCCTTTGCGCCCGTGGAAAGTGCAGGCGACCTGGCGTCAGGACGTAAAGTGCTCGGGCAGGGTGATGTGCACGCTGGCGTGCTGCTTGACCTCGAGTTACCCGATGGGTCTGGCTTTCAGCTGCTGCGCGAGCTGAGGGAGCGCGGTTTCGGCGCACCAGCACTGATCCTGACGAGTCATACTCGTGCTGAGTTCCTCCGGGAAGCGGGCCGCCTCAACGCGGAGTTCGTGGTCAAGCCGCCGGAGCATGAGTTCCTCGAACAGTTCGCCCGGCGCTGTATCTCCTTCCATTGGACGGGCGATCAGCGCATCGGTTGGCTTGTGGATGAGTTGGCGCGTGGGGAGCAGCTGTCGCCGCGCGAGGTAGAAATCGTGGCTGCTAGCATCGCAGGGATTCCACGGGAGCTGATGGCTCAGGAACTGGGGATCTCCGTCAACACGCTCAAGTCGCAGATCCGCCGCTTGCTCCTCAAGTGCCGCGCGACCACGCTCGATGAGCTCGCTCGCTCGCTGCTTACCCGTGCCCTCGCGGGCTCCGACCTGGGTCCCCGGCGCGGAGACTGA
- the cydB gene encoding cytochrome d ubiquinol oxidase subunit II has product MRRSHQGGRRVSELQVFWFAALGLLLTGYAILDGFDLGVGTLHLFAKSEFSEGSDDHGERRILLNAIGPLWDGNEVWLVTFGGALFAAFPRAYATALSGFYMPFMLLLVTLIGRAVAIEFRSKRPERWWRAYWDFSFSAASTLVTLIAGVAVGNAIKGIPIDAEGEYAGTLLTLLNPYALAVGAFAVVTSAMHGSIYLALKTEGALRKRVTGWMWTSFGLFLVAYIAVTILTLVSVPGALKNFERWPVAWVLVALNVLAIANIPRAIQQGRAGYAFISSSATIASLVFLFGMAMFPNLLHSSPMPENSLSIYNASSSETTLRLMRTVAFIGAPLILTYTTTVYWIFRGKTRIDDTSY; this is encoded by the coding sequence ATGCGCCGATCTCACCAAGGAGGACGCAGAGTGAGCGAGCTTCAGGTGTTCTGGTTTGCCGCGCTGGGGCTACTGCTGACCGGCTACGCGATCCTCGACGGCTTCGACTTGGGCGTCGGTACGCTGCACTTGTTCGCCAAGAGCGAGTTCAGCGAAGGCAGCGACGACCACGGCGAGCGCCGTATCCTACTGAACGCGATTGGCCCCTTGTGGGACGGCAACGAGGTGTGGCTGGTGACGTTCGGAGGGGCGCTCTTCGCAGCCTTTCCTCGCGCGTACGCCACGGCCCTTTCCGGCTTCTACATGCCGTTCATGTTGTTGCTCGTGACCTTGATTGGCCGCGCGGTCGCCATCGAGTTTCGCTCCAAGCGCCCCGAGCGGTGGTGGCGAGCGTATTGGGATTTCTCCTTCAGCGCGGCCAGTACCCTCGTCACCTTGATCGCAGGCGTTGCCGTGGGGAATGCGATCAAGGGGATCCCGATCGATGCCGAGGGTGAGTACGCTGGGACGCTGCTCACGCTCTTGAACCCGTACGCCCTTGCGGTGGGGGCGTTCGCCGTCGTCACCTCAGCCATGCACGGCTCGATCTACTTGGCGCTCAAGACGGAAGGCGCCCTGCGCAAGCGGGTCACCGGCTGGATGTGGACTAGCTTTGGCTTGTTCCTGGTGGCCTATATCGCGGTCACGATCCTGACCCTGGTGAGCGTGCCTGGCGCCCTCAAGAACTTCGAGCGTTGGCCCGTCGCTTGGGTACTCGTCGCGCTCAACGTCCTCGCGATTGCCAACATCCCGCGCGCCATCCAGCAAGGCCGCGCCGGTTACGCCTTCATCTCGTCGTCGGCAACCATCGCCTCGCTAGTGTTCCTATTTGGCATGGCGATGTTCCCCAACCTGCTGCACTCCTCGCCAATGCCGGAGAACAGCCTCAGCATCTACAACGCCTCGAGCAGCGAGACGACGCTGCGCTTGATGCGCACCGTGGCGTTCATCGGCGCGCCTCTGATCCTCACCTACACCACCACGGTCTACTGGATCTTCAGAGGCAAGACGCGCATCGACGACACCAGCTACTAG
- a CDS encoding response regulator, producing MTDSDLDRTALRQRISELESENRSLKSEVASKSQLAQKALASYQQRALHMEIIRQQNEDLDRLTADLAQSKLKAEAHAREAENAARLKSEFLANFSHEIRTPLNGIIGYCDLLAREEGDRLTIHGRRDLSTIKSNARTLLALINDILDLSKIESGHAEVMTENVDTYELVGECCRTVSELLKGKDVELKCEIDPRVATLQSDSLKLRQIMLNLLSNAAKFTEVGEILLKLQLHSGGLLLSVEDTGVGIREEDLHHIFEKFRQVDGSSRRVAGGTGLGLAIVRELSRLLGGSVTVTSTQGRGSCFMVELPGTLVGEGNVKASEPVADDLDPNATSVLIIDDDPLVRQLLRGQLEGEGFRVYTANDGVEGIQLVRHLKPSVIVLDIHLPRMDGWTVMSALNDDQALASIPVVIVSVEEQRKRGFALGACDYLVKPVEPERLSLAVRRVVRPTGEILVVDDDQDTRELISRRLTGEGLRVHTAGSGREALDRIAASPPTLVILDLMMPELDGFEVLRRMRKDGSTTPVIVLTGKVLTPDEQTSLRNGLAHIIAKNGVSVDRVVEQVKRAVIQRRDAGTEALPCVLYVEDIAQNREIVRRYLTGVAQLLEAEDGRTGLEIALAQKPDLVLMDLSLPGMDGWEVTRKIKESEAAGDIPVVALTAHASPEDRQHALEAGCLDYLTKPVDRELLIKTIRKHISGRSHAQS from the coding sequence ATGACTGACTCCGACCTCGACAGGACCGCGCTCAGGCAGCGCATCAGCGAGCTGGAGAGCGAGAACCGGAGTTTGAAGTCGGAGGTCGCCTCGAAGAGTCAGCTCGCGCAGAAAGCGCTCGCAAGCTACCAGCAGCGGGCGCTCCACATGGAGATCATCCGTCAGCAGAACGAGGACCTCGATCGGCTGACTGCAGACCTCGCTCAATCCAAGCTCAAGGCAGAAGCCCACGCGCGCGAAGCCGAAAACGCTGCCCGCTTGAAGAGCGAGTTCCTTGCTAACTTCTCCCATGAGATCCGCACGCCGCTCAATGGAATCATCGGCTACTGCGATCTGCTCGCGCGAGAAGAAGGCGATCGCCTGACTATCCATGGCCGACGCGACCTCAGCACCATCAAGTCGAATGCCCGCACGCTGCTCGCCCTGATCAACGACATTCTAGATCTGTCGAAGATCGAGTCCGGCCACGCGGAGGTGATGACCGAGAACGTCGACACCTACGAGTTAGTGGGCGAGTGTTGCCGTACGGTATCAGAACTACTGAAAGGCAAAGACGTCGAACTCAAATGCGAAATCGACCCTCGGGTCGCGACGTTGCAGTCAGATAGCCTGAAGCTGCGCCAGATCATGCTCAACTTGCTGAGCAACGCGGCGAAGTTCACTGAGGTCGGCGAGATCCTGCTCAAGCTCCAGTTGCACTCTGGAGGCTTGTTGCTCTCCGTCGAGGACACTGGCGTGGGGATCCGTGAAGAAGATCTCCACCACATCTTCGAAAAGTTCCGCCAAGTGGACGGTTCGAGCCGCCGCGTGGCTGGCGGCACGGGCTTGGGTCTCGCCATCGTGCGCGAGCTTTCTCGCCTGCTTGGCGGGTCAGTCACCGTCACTAGCACTCAAGGCCGCGGCAGCTGCTTCATGGTGGAGCTGCCGGGGACGCTGGTGGGCGAAGGCAACGTCAAAGCATCGGAGCCCGTCGCCGATGACCTGGATCCCAACGCCACGTCGGTCCTCATCATCGACGACGACCCGCTGGTTCGCCAATTGCTACGCGGTCAGCTCGAAGGCGAGGGTTTCCGCGTGTATACCGCGAACGACGGTGTCGAGGGCATCCAGCTGGTGCGTCACTTGAAGCCGTCAGTCATCGTGCTCGATATTCACCTGCCCCGGATGGATGGCTGGACGGTGATGTCCGCGCTCAACGACGATCAGGCCCTAGCCAGTATTCCGGTGGTGATCGTCAGCGTGGAGGAGCAGCGAAAGCGCGGTTTCGCACTGGGCGCTTGCGACTACCTGGTCAAGCCGGTCGAACCAGAGCGGCTGAGCCTGGCAGTTCGGCGCGTGGTCCGACCCACAGGCGAAATCTTGGTGGTGGACGACGACCAGGACACGCGCGAGTTGATCAGCCGGCGGCTGACTGGTGAGGGCTTGAGGGTCCACACCGCAGGCTCGGGGCGAGAGGCGTTGGATCGCATCGCAGCGTCGCCTCCCACCCTGGTCATCCTCGACCTCATGATGCCCGAGCTCGATGGCTTCGAGGTCTTGCGCCGAATGCGCAAGGACGGCTCCACGACTCCGGTCATCGTACTCACGGGTAAGGTGCTGACACCCGACGAGCAGACGTCGCTGCGCAACGGCTTGGCGCACATCATCGCCAAGAACGGCGTCTCGGTAGACCGGGTGGTGGAGCAGGTGAAGCGCGCCGTGATTCAACGACGCGACGCCGGCACCGAAGCCCTACCCTGCGTCCTCTACGTCGAAGACATTGCTCAGAACCGCGAGATCGTGCGGCGCTATCTCACTGGAGTCGCCCAGCTGCTCGAAGCCGAAGATGGGCGCACGGGGCTCGAGATCGCGTTGGCTCAGAAACCGGACCTCGTACTGATGGACCTGTCTTTGCCCGGCATGGATGGCTGGGAGGTCACCCGGAAGATCAAGGAGAGCGAGGCTGCCGGTGACATCCCGGTGGTGGCGCTAACCGCGCACGCCTCCCCCGAAGATAGGCAACATGCGTTGGAGGCCGGCTGCCTCGACTACCTGACCAAGCCCGTAGACCGAGAACTCTTAATCAAAACCATACGGAAACATATCAGTGGTCGCAGCCATGCCCAATCCTAG
- a CDS encoding cytochrome C, with the protein MAGCASPATENPTPETTETTETTQGAWQLSSEIDTEGPTTTSTPVGLALEFENGAGPTLRVRAGQKFFIEQLDLRGAIDATTDEGVDGLADRGPLAGLDWRGIELDDQEFVGLGNPDGTFTRRRFFTGARWMQRPSVMVINQLDSRGRPTALPWVLNLGADAHRSPLDTFFIRRTRAIQWTNDCPSKEDCSGASLFQEEGLVELRHSAWTHQVRRFAPRTERLELLWSELPSSRWSVDVEQVADPGYDYNFNILMDIDEPESGVFQPGDDVPVTLTLVDGSGTRLHPEGSLPSYADVVFGPNPAGIDYYNAFFDPTTTYYRRKHRERMMAIQMIGPAQDIQAIRTIAPLEQFLVPSDTLLLGTQDRDGMYAEAQLFPPAHVLFGGAFFPESGAWATPVSDQITFHVPDDAKAGTYRITMKARRTFMGQDIPRSVTKEIQVGSAEHTSASLPTGGCNSCHNGAGELSRVLHANGDRAACNGCHVPLGFELEGPVYVRTHFIHSRSERFDKPKNDCSTCHKEKSSIQRVSKSACLSCHDSYPDSHVTAFGPIQSMYVGGDTESFDNCTSTCHQNHPGSHL; encoded by the coding sequence ATGGCCGGATGCGCCAGTCCCGCGACGGAAAACCCAACCCCCGAGACCACGGAGACCACCGAGACCACCCAAGGGGCGTGGCAGCTCAGCTCGGAGATCGACACCGAAGGCCCAACCACCACATCGACTCCCGTCGGCCTGGCGCTCGAGTTCGAAAACGGCGCTGGTCCTACGTTGCGAGTGCGCGCCGGTCAGAAGTTCTTCATCGAGCAGCTCGATCTACGTGGCGCGATTGACGCCACCACGGATGAGGGTGTGGACGGGCTGGCAGACCGAGGCCCGCTTGCGGGCCTCGACTGGCGTGGGATTGAACTCGACGATCAGGAGTTCGTCGGCCTTGGCAACCCCGACGGCACCTTCACGAGGCGGCGCTTCTTCACGGGTGCTCGCTGGATGCAGCGGCCGAGCGTGATGGTGATCAACCAGCTCGATAGTCGCGGTCGCCCGACGGCATTGCCCTGGGTCCTGAACCTCGGAGCGGATGCTCATCGCTCCCCCCTCGACACGTTCTTCATCCGTCGGACCCGGGCCATTCAGTGGACCAACGACTGCCCAAGCAAAGAAGACTGCAGCGGCGCCTCGCTCTTCCAAGAGGAAGGGCTCGTAGAGCTGCGCCACAGCGCCTGGACCCATCAGGTCCGACGCTTCGCGCCGCGGACGGAGCGCCTCGAACTCCTGTGGTCGGAACTGCCCTCGTCTCGCTGGAGTGTGGACGTCGAGCAAGTCGCGGATCCTGGCTATGACTACAACTTCAATATCCTTATGGATATTGACGAACCGGAATCCGGCGTGTTTCAGCCCGGCGACGATGTTCCGGTGACCCTGACACTGGTAGACGGCTCGGGAACCCGTCTTCACCCCGAAGGGTCATTGCCTAGCTACGCCGATGTCGTGTTTGGTCCTAATCCGGCGGGGATTGACTACTACAACGCGTTCTTCGACCCCACGACCACCTACTACCGCCGCAAGCACCGCGAGCGGATGATGGCGATCCAGATGATCGGTCCAGCGCAAGACATCCAGGCGATTCGCACGATTGCTCCGTTGGAACAATTCCTGGTGCCGTCGGACACCCTGCTGCTTGGCACTCAAGACCGAGATGGGATGTACGCCGAGGCTCAGCTGTTCCCGCCCGCGCATGTGCTCTTCGGAGGGGCGTTCTTCCCGGAAAGCGGCGCTTGGGCGACCCCTGTCAGCGATCAAATCACCTTCCACGTCCCCGACGACGCCAAGGCCGGGACGTATCGCATCACGATGAAGGCGCGGCGCACGTTCATGGGGCAGGACATTCCCCGCAGCGTCACCAAGGAGATTCAGGTCGGCTCCGCCGAGCACACCTCTGCATCTCTCCCCACGGGCGGGTGCAATTCCTGTCACAATGGCGCGGGCGAGCTCTCCCGAGTGCTGCACGCAAACGGCGATCGCGCGGCGTGCAACGGTTGCCACGTGCCCCTCGGCTTCGAGCTGGAGGGTCCGGTCTACGTCCGCACCCACTTCATTCACTCCCGCTCGGAACGCTTCGACAAGCCGAAGAACGATTGCTCCACTTGCCACAAGGAAAAGAGCAGTATCCAGCGCGTGAGCAAGTCGGCTTGCTTGTCTTGCCACGACTCCTACCCGGACAGCCACGTTACGGCGTTCGGCCCAATCCAGAGCATGTACGTCGGTGGCGACACCGAGTCCTTCGACAACTGCACGTCCACCTGTCACCAGAACCACCCGGGCAGCCACCTCTAA
- a CDS encoding TetR/AcrR family transcriptional regulator produces the protein MAQLSTLRRTPQQARSRETVLTILVAAARVLQQHGFKRLSTNRVAKVAGVSVGSLYQYFSGKEDLLSQLAERRVEVLTVEHQTRAHRADSAEEVFAVAADVAVEAASLEHDLERLVPGFVPQPLNTCQVLLGCCLETGRGEFRADKLELASTLGASAIVRAMSSAPDEWSQSEALRKELRATFARHLLARAHDSGIRSSVPLAHTA, from the coding sequence ATGGCGCAACTTTCGACTCTTCGACGCACTCCTCAACAAGCGCGATCACGCGAGACGGTGCTGACCATCCTGGTCGCGGCGGCTCGTGTGCTCCAGCAGCACGGCTTCAAGCGGCTCTCCACGAACCGCGTGGCGAAGGTCGCGGGGGTCAGCGTGGGCTCGCTCTACCAGTACTTCAGCGGCAAGGAAGACTTGCTGAGCCAGCTCGCCGAGCGTCGAGTTGAAGTGCTCACGGTAGAGCACCAAACCCGGGCACACCGCGCGGATAGCGCCGAGGAGGTGTTCGCTGTTGCGGCCGATGTCGCCGTTGAGGCGGCGTCTCTGGAGCATGATCTCGAGCGCCTGGTTCCAGGCTTCGTTCCTCAGCCCCTGAATACATGCCAGGTGCTCTTGGGTTGCTGCCTCGAGACTGGACGCGGAGAGTTCCGAGCGGACAAGCTGGAGCTGGCCTCCACTCTAGGCGCCTCAGCCATTGTCCGCGCGATGAGCTCGGCGCCAGACGAGTGGAGTCAGAGTGAAGCGCTGCGAAAGGAGCTCCGGGCAACCTTCGCGCGTCATCTGCTCGCTCGGGCCCACGACAGTGGGATCCGATCCAGCGTTCCACTGGCGCACACCGCCTGA
- a CDS encoding superoxide dismutase [Fe] (SodB; iron binding; present under aerobic and anaerobic conditions; destroys free radicals), protein MMAIELPALPWAKDALAPHISAETIDYHYGKHHNAYVTNLNKLIDGTDLAGKSLEEIVKAAEGGVFNNAAQVWNHTFYWNSMKPAGGGAPSGALADAINGSFGSFDKFKEEFSAAAATQFGSGWAWLVKEGDKLAVVKTANAETPLTKAGVTPLLTIDVWEHAYYVDYRNARPKYIETFLSSLANWDFAAKNLAG, encoded by the coding sequence CTGATGGCGATTGAACTACCGGCGTTGCCTTGGGCAAAGGATGCCCTTGCGCCGCACATCAGCGCAGAGACGATCGACTACCACTACGGCAAGCATCACAACGCCTACGTGACGAACCTCAACAAGCTCATCGATGGCACTGACCTCGCCGGAAAGAGCCTGGAAGAGATCGTGAAGGCGGCCGAAGGTGGCGTCTTCAACAATGCCGCACAGGTTTGGAACCACACCTTCTACTGGAACTCGATGAAGCCGGCCGGCGGCGGCGCCCCGAGCGGCGCGCTAGCCGACGCAATCAACGGCAGCTTCGGCAGCTTCGACAAGTTCAAGGAGGAGTTCTCCGCCGCCGCCGCAACGCAGTTCGGCTCTGGCTGGGCGTGGCTCGTCAAGGAGGGCGACAAGCTCGCTGTGGTGAAGACGGCCAACGCTGAGACGCCCCTCACCAAGGCGGGCGTCACGCCGCTTCTCACGATCGATGTGTGGGAGCACGCGTACTACGTCGACTATCGCAACGCGCGTCCCAAGTATATCGAGACGTTCCTTTCGAGCCTCGCGAACTGGGACTTCGCCGCCAAGAACCTGGCCGGCTGA
- the bioA gene encoding adenosylmethionine--8-amino-7-oxononanoate transaminase, producing the protein MTRRAPEQLAGDDTEFMRRDAELLWHPATHFQDLELLPPLPIRAARGAYLETSSGDRILDAISSWWTCLHGHGHPRIVEAISQQAARLDHVMFAGFTHEPALELAEALVARAPGGPSAYGRVFYADCGSAAIEIALKMSYQYRQQAGEAQRKGLATLTNSYHGETLGALAVSGNRAYREQFGPLLFPVVELPVPSFPEHRHSDLQTELGADAPETTQAIRLLEEHRDQLTALLVEPVIQCAGRMLMPGVGFYRAVVEAAQRLGIHVIADEIAVGFGRTGKLFASEWSEPPVSPDFLCLSKGLSGGVLPLSAVLIRNGVDEAFKGDPSRTFLHSHTFTANPITCSAGLASLSLFEDEHPPAHLASLASQLEQLSTQVADALPQVIARRQAGLVVALEVQPEPGWVSPLGRGRLSLGIRRAALERGVLLRPLHDTVYWMPPYCVSSMDLERLAEVTRDSIRTALTG; encoded by the coding sequence GTGACCCGTCGCGCGCCGGAGCAGCTAGCGGGAGACGACACCGAGTTCATGCGTCGCGACGCTGAGCTGCTCTGGCACCCTGCGACCCACTTTCAGGATTTGGAACTCCTGCCGCCGCTGCCTATCCGCGCGGCACGGGGCGCCTATCTCGAGACCAGCTCCGGCGATCGCATTCTCGATGCCATCAGCAGCTGGTGGACCTGCCTACACGGCCATGGACATCCGCGCATCGTGGAGGCCATCAGCCAACAGGCGGCGCGCCTCGACCACGTGATGTTCGCCGGCTTCACCCACGAGCCGGCCCTTGAACTGGCGGAGGCGTTGGTAGCCCGCGCGCCGGGTGGGCCCAGCGCCTATGGGCGCGTGTTCTATGCAGACTGTGGCTCGGCCGCGATCGAGATCGCCCTGAAGATGAGCTACCAGTACCGCCAGCAAGCGGGGGAGGCTCAGCGCAAGGGCTTGGCCACGCTCACCAATAGTTACCACGGGGAAACGTTAGGGGCGCTGGCGGTGAGCGGCAATCGCGCGTACCGAGAGCAGTTTGGGCCGCTCTTGTTTCCAGTAGTCGAGCTGCCCGTGCCAAGCTTCCCTGAGCACCGACACTCGGATCTGCAAACCGAGCTCGGAGCGGATGCTCCCGAGACGACACAGGCGATCCGGCTGCTCGAGGAGCACCGAGATCAGCTCACTGCGCTACTCGTGGAACCGGTGATTCAGTGCGCCGGACGCATGCTGATGCCGGGGGTTGGATTCTACCGCGCGGTCGTCGAGGCGGCGCAGCGCCTCGGCATCCATGTGATCGCGGATGAGATCGCCGTGGGCTTCGGGCGGACCGGGAAGCTCTTCGCGTCCGAGTGGTCAGAGCCGCCGGTCTCGCCGGACTTCCTCTGTTTGAGCAAGGGGCTAAGCGGGGGCGTGCTGCCGCTGAGTGCCGTCTTGATCCGAAATGGCGTGGACGAGGCGTTCAAGGGCGACCCGAGTCGCACGTTCCTTCACAGTCACACGTTCACCGCGAACCCCATCACTTGCAGCGCGGGTCTCGCCAGCTTGAGCCTGTTCGAAGACGAGCACCCTCCGGCGCACCTGGCGTCCTTGGCAAGCCAACTGGAACAGCTTTCGACCCAGGTGGCGGACGCACTTCCTCAGGTCATCGCGCGCCGTCAGGCTGGGCTGGTCGTGGCGCTGGAAGTACAGCCGGAACCTGGCTGGGTGTCTCCGCTAGGGCGCGGCCGGCTCTCGCTCGGGATTCGACGCGCGGCTCTCGAACGCGGCGTCCTGCTGCGCCCACTGCATGACACGGTCTACTGGATGCCGCCGTATTGTGTCAGCTCGATGGACCTCGAGCGCTTGGCAGAGGTCACCCGCGACAGCATACGCACTGCGCTCACTGGCTAA
- a CDS encoding FIST C-terminal domain-containing protein, whose translation MASVSLESVRTTQLEATEAADHLVSQLKGDDPKLVCFFATPSVDQVAFNKALRDKLPKGTRLMGATTGGEVDRDGIHQGSIVLGALSGDFEVGIGLGEQLQENALQAGEDAARQACRELGVRQADMDLRHYFGMVMDDGYQQKKEELLLGVLSKNQGTVLVGGGANDQSPFGGTAIIHADDRVTTNSAVMVMFHTEAPWGALRSHAYQPTGKRLMITKTDETGKRAIEIDGQPAVQRFSELTEVGADDLDFGKPKGFGSSTLALKVGREYFIRSPLMPLPDGSIQFANFLEDETELELMTLRSMPEATRAFFAEELPRRVKNPQAAMLFHCSGRYMLAQARNQVEELSKAFAEAPVSIGLNCNFELYCGFHINTTLTTLAFGSDD comes from the coding sequence ATGGCATCGGTAAGTTTAGAGTCGGTTCGAACCACGCAACTGGAGGCGACTGAAGCCGCAGACCACCTGGTCTCGCAGCTAAAGGGCGATGACCCTAAGCTGGTGTGCTTCTTCGCAACTCCATCGGTCGACCAAGTCGCCTTCAACAAGGCGCTCCGGGACAAGCTCCCCAAAGGCACCCGACTAATGGGCGCGACGACTGGCGGCGAGGTCGACCGCGACGGAATCCACCAGGGGTCCATCGTGCTGGGCGCCCTCTCGGGTGACTTCGAGGTCGGCATCGGCCTCGGGGAGCAGCTCCAGGAGAACGCGCTGCAGGCGGGTGAAGACGCAGCTCGTCAGGCGTGTCGTGAACTCGGCGTGCGTCAAGCCGACATGGACCTTCGGCACTACTTCGGCATGGTGATGGACGACGGGTACCAGCAGAAAAAAGAGGAACTACTGCTCGGAGTGCTTTCCAAGAATCAGGGCACTGTGCTCGTTGGCGGCGGCGCAAACGACCAGAGCCCGTTCGGTGGCACCGCGATCATCCACGCCGACGACCGCGTCACCACGAACTCTGCAGTCATGGTGATGTTCCATACAGAAGCGCCTTGGGGCGCACTTCGCTCCCACGCTTACCAGCCTACGGGCAAGCGGCTGATGATCACCAAGACCGACGAAACCGGAAAGCGTGCCATCGAAATCGACGGCCAGCCGGCGGTGCAGCGCTTCTCGGAGCTGACGGAGGTGGGAGCGGATGACCTGGACTTCGGTAAACCCAAAGGTTTCGGCAGCTCGACCCTCGCCCTGAAGGTCGGGCGCGAGTATTTCATCCGCTCACCGCTGATGCCCCTGCCCGACGGTTCAATTCAGTTCGCCAACTTCCTGGAGGACGAGACGGAGCTGGAGCTCATGACGCTCCGCTCGATGCCGGAAGCCACTCGGGCGTTCTTCGCCGAGGAACTCCCGCGCCGCGTCAAGAACCCCCAGGCGGCGATGTTGTTTCACTGCTCGGGTCGCTACATGCTGGCGCAGGCGAGGAACCAGGTGGAGGAGCTCTCCAAGGCGTTCGCGGAAGCTCCAGTCTCCATCGGACTCAACTGCAACTTCGAACTCTACTGTGGCTTCCACATCAACACCACGCTCACCACCCTAGCGTTTGGCTCAGATGACTGA